From Poecile atricapillus isolate bPoeAtr1 chromosome Z, bPoeAtr1.hap1, whole genome shotgun sequence, one genomic window encodes:
- the PRXL2C gene encoding LOW QUALITY PROTEIN: peroxiredoxin-like 2C (The sequence of the model RefSeq protein was modified relative to this genomic sequence to represent the inferred CDS: deleted 1 base in 1 codon), with the protein MFPGHKLHPGSGGRTRSGFGCSLSPPEPPGSSRATARLPEVAPTDGKEPLRSIPARRFLAVAQRPAPFRSSSAFPFRAPMAGAPAAPVTQQVGRARGCGRRPEQEQLREAARCLVLDADGRGVPFQALYAERKAIVLFVRNFLCYTCKEYVEDLAKVPKAFLQESNVRLIVIGQSSYHHIKPFCSLTGYTHEMYVDPQREIYKILGMKRGEGNKVSVRSPHVKSNILLGSIRSVWRAMTGPAFDFQGDPAQQGGALIIGPGNEVHFLHLDKNRLDHVPINTILHLAGVKTVNFSNTPQIIDI; encoded by the exons ATGTTTCCCGGGCACAAGCTGCACCCCGGCTCTGGCGGACGGACGCGCAGCGGTTTCGGCTGCTCGCTCTCTCCACCCGAGCCCCCTGGCTCCTCCCGGGCCACGGCGCGGCTGCCCGAGGTGGCTCCCACGGACGGGAAGGAGCCGCTCCGCTCCATCCCGGCC CGTCGCTTCCTCGCCGTCGCACAACGCCCCGCGCCTTTCCGCTCCAGCTCCGCCTTTCCTTTCCGCGCTCCCATGGCCGGGGCGCCGGCGGCCCCGGTCACGCAGCAGGTcgggcgggcgcggggctgcgggcggcggccggagcaggagcagctgcggGAGGCCGCCCGCTGCTTGGTGCTGGACGCGGACGGGAGGGGTGTCCCCTTCCAGGCCCTGTACGCGGAGCGGAAAGCCATCGTGCTGTTCGTGCGG AATTTTTTGTGTTACACCTGTAAGGAGTACGTAGAAGATCTGGCAAAAGTCCCCAAGGCATTTTTACAA GAATCGAATGTGAGGCTTATAGTTATTGGACAGTCATCATATCATCACATCAAG CCCTTTTGCAGTTTAACTGGATATACACATGAAATGTATGTAGATCCACAAAGGgaaatttataaaatacttGGCATGAAAAGAGGTGAAGGCAATAAAGTATCAG TTCGGAGCCCTCATGTCAAATCGAACATACTTCTGGGAAGCATTAGGAGTGTATGGAGAGCAATGACTGGCCCAGCTTTTGATTTTCAAGGAGACCCTGCTCAGCAGGGAGGAGCTCTGATTATAGGCCCAG GCAATGAAGTTCATTTTCTGCACCTTGATAAAAACAGGCTGGATCATGTTCCCATTAATACAATTCTGCACCTGGCAGGAGTTAAAACAGTGAATTTCTCAAACACACCCCAGATTATTGACATATGA